A section of the Pimelobacter simplex genome encodes:
- a CDS encoding ferritin-like domain-containing protein — protein sequence MSATTFDFDQMLQTIKDKQWSLADIDWDAPGAETMTDALRAKMQPFMADLVWIEHVGARGFASLAKKAPTPTIKRIYEYFHAEEQKHANAELALMKRWGMLDAEGNPPEPNVNVKLAIKVLDDYGDTIPLTGLATLIPLLECALDGALVKFLLEEVTDPVCHEVFRHINSDEARHITVDFQVLELIGAGPLHKLIIESAALLQPQVIIGLIVVFTPLINKMRDNIVAMGLPEQKLYNAVKRFATIGSRGPHTARIPAYHVLKAQAGMIIDRTSPYHRLLADPMVRLTSLVPAKVLGRPQAWVDELTHEPIAS from the coding sequence ATGAGTGCCACGACCTTCGACTTCGACCAGATGCTGCAGACCATCAAGGACAAGCAGTGGTCCCTCGCCGACATCGACTGGGACGCCCCCGGCGCCGAGACGATGACCGACGCCCTGCGCGCCAAGATGCAGCCGTTCATGGCCGACCTGGTGTGGATCGAGCACGTCGGTGCGCGCGGCTTCGCCTCGCTCGCCAAGAAGGCGCCGACCCCGACCATCAAGCGGATCTACGAGTACTTCCACGCCGAGGAGCAGAAGCACGCCAACGCCGAGCTCGCGCTGATGAAGCGCTGGGGCATGCTCGACGCCGAGGGCAACCCGCCGGAGCCCAACGTCAACGTCAAGCTCGCGATCAAGGTGCTCGACGACTACGGCGACACGATCCCGCTGACCGGTCTGGCCACGCTGATCCCCCTCCTGGAGTGCGCGCTCGACGGCGCGCTCGTGAAGTTCCTCCTCGAGGAGGTGACCGACCCGGTCTGCCACGAGGTCTTCCGGCACATCAACTCCGACGAGGCCCGGCACATCACCGTCGACTTCCAGGTGCTCGAGCTGATCGGTGCGGGGCCGCTGCACAAGCTGATCATCGAGTCGGCCGCGCTGCTGCAGCCTCAGGTGATCATCGGCCTGATCGTCGTGTTCACCCCGCTCATCAACAAGATGCGCGACAACATCGTGGCGATGGGCCTGCCGGAGCAGAAGCTCTACAACGCGGTGAAGAGGTTCGCCACGATCGGCTCGCGCGGGCCGCACACGGCGCGCATCCCGGCGTACCACGTGCTCAAGGCGCAGGCCGGGATGATCATCGACCGCACCTCGCCGTACCACCGGCTGCTGGCGGACCCGATGGTCAGGCTCACCTCGCTGGTCCCGGCCAAGGTGCTCGGCCGGCCGCAGGCCTGGGTGGACGAGCTGACCCACGAGCCGATCGCCTCATGA
- a CDS encoding SDR family NAD(P)-dependent oxidoreductase, with protein sequence MARRTKDAAAVVTGAGSGIGRAFARELARRGGRVVCADIDEAGLKETVAAIESAGGRALAVDCDVADVAQVQRVHDTALDWLDGPPRIVVNNAGIGAGGRVVGDAALSDWQRTIGINLWGVIHGCHVFVPTLRTAGRGGVINVASAAGFTAAPRMGAYNVSKAGVVSLSETLAAELAGAGVAVTVLCPTFVKTNIFDGDLIDPGAAGLARKIAGIAGFSADRVARTTLDAHDKGRLYVVPQLDAQLLWRTKRLLPAPYTRVAGLLGRFAPDPEEGTDR encoded by the coding sequence ATGGCCCGACGTACCAAGGACGCCGCCGCCGTCGTCACCGGCGCCGGCAGCGGCATCGGCCGGGCGTTCGCCCGCGAGCTCGCCCGCCGCGGCGGCCGCGTGGTGTGCGCCGACATCGACGAGGCCGGGCTCAAGGAGACCGTCGCCGCCATCGAGTCGGCCGGCGGCCGGGCGCTCGCCGTCGACTGCGACGTCGCGGACGTCGCCCAGGTCCAGCGGGTCCACGACACCGCGCTCGACTGGCTCGACGGCCCGCCCCGGATCGTCGTCAACAACGCGGGCATCGGCGCCGGCGGCCGGGTCGTCGGCGACGCCGCGCTGAGCGACTGGCAGCGGACGATCGGCATCAACCTCTGGGGCGTCATCCACGGCTGCCACGTGTTCGTGCCGACGCTGCGCACCGCGGGCCGGGGCGGCGTCATCAACGTCGCCTCCGCGGCCGGCTTCACCGCCGCCCCGCGGATGGGCGCCTACAACGTCAGCAAGGCCGGGGTGGTGAGCCTGTCCGAGACCCTCGCCGCCGAGCTCGCGGGCGCCGGTGTCGCGGTGACCGTGCTGTGCCCGACATTCGTCAAGACCAACATCTTCGACGGCGACCTGATCGACCCCGGCGCGGCGGGCCTGGCCCGCAAGATCGCCGGGATCGCGGGCTTCTCCGCCGACCGGGTCGCCCGCACGACCCTCGACGCCCACGACAAGGGACGCCTGTACGTCGTCCCGCAGCTCGATGCGCAGCTCCTCTGGCGCACCAAGCGCCTGCTCCCCGCCCCCTACACCCGCGTCGCCGGCCTGCTCGGCCGCTTCGCCCCCGACCCCGAGGAAGGTACCGACCGATGA
- a CDS encoding alpha/beta hydrolase, which produces MRLHNDVSTGRGSLRSRLAADLTSVTLRPLTTVIPMNRTGIRFSRRLVASSLWAFGPPLRGSRVVRVEHAQVAPAGPTARGEWVRAPRAERDDAVVLYVHGSAYTICSARTHRGITTRLSARTGLPVFACDYRLAPSHRFPSAADDVRAAYEWLLGEGHDPARIVLAGDSAGGHLCVDLALELIREGRPAPAALVAFSPVLDLTMSLAAARERMRRDPMISAAKAARMLDLYLAGHDPQAPRLRFSFDGADRFPPTLVQAGAREMLAADAIELARGLTTAGADCRLEVWPDQMHVFQALPRVVPEAEQALDAAAAFVDEQLEIQRRRGALTLVPPTISQEA; this is translated from the coding sequence ATGCGCCTTCACAATGACGTGAGCACCGGGCGCGGCTCCCTGCGCAGCCGGCTCGCCGCCGACCTGACGTCGGTGACGCTGCGGCCGCTCACCACGGTGATCCCGATGAACCGCACGGGCATCCGCTTCTCGCGCCGGCTCGTGGCGAGCAGCCTGTGGGCGTTCGGCCCGCCGCTGCGCGGCAGCCGGGTGGTGCGGGTCGAGCACGCCCAGGTCGCGCCGGCCGGGCCCACAGCGCGGGGCGAGTGGGTCCGGGCGCCGCGCGCCGAGCGCGACGACGCGGTCGTCCTCTACGTGCACGGCAGCGCCTACACGATCTGCTCCGCGCGCACCCACCGCGGCATCACCACCCGGCTCTCCGCGCGCACCGGGCTGCCGGTGTTCGCGTGCGACTACCGGCTCGCCCCCTCGCACCGCTTCCCGAGCGCGGCGGACGACGTCCGCGCGGCGTACGAGTGGCTGCTCGGCGAGGGCCACGACCCGGCCCGGATCGTGCTCGCCGGCGACTCGGCCGGCGGCCACCTGTGCGTCGACCTCGCCCTCGAGCTGATCCGCGAGGGGCGTCCCGCCCCGGCCGCGCTGGTCGCCTTCTCCCCCGTCCTCGACCTGACGATGTCGCTGGCCGCCGCGCGCGAGCGGATGCGCCGCGACCCGATGATCTCCGCGGCCAAGGCGGCCCGGATGCTCGACCTCTACCTCGCCGGGCACGACCCGCAGGCGCCCCGGCTGCGGTTCTCGTTCGACGGCGCCGACCGGTTCCCGCCGACTCTGGTCCAGGCCGGCGCCCGGGAGATGCTCGCCGCCGACGCGATCGAGCTGGCCCGCGGCCTGACCACCGCCGGCGCCGACTGCCGGCTGGAGGTCTGGCCCGACCAGATGCACGTCTTCCAGGCGCTGCCGCGCGTCGTACCGGAGGCCGAGCAGGCGCTCGACGCCGCCGCGGCCTTCGTCGACGAGCAGCTCGAGATCCAGCGCCGGCGCGGCGCCCTGACCCTCGTTCCCCCCACGATCTCCCAGGAGGCCTGA
- a CDS encoding TetR/AcrR family transcriptional regulator: MDAARAKSAATSAAPRRRYGGKSAEQRRAERHEALLVAAQEIWQESGWAAVTMRGVCARAGLTDRYFYESFADRDALLAAIWDQVRDETLAMMLGAIAPHVDDAPLVQLRAALAAVVHHIGDEPHRAQIVFGDHAGSAILEQRRRETIQLSVDLLIDLARPYLRPDADETGLRISVLLGIGGFVETVLAWRSGLVEVDADELVEHLAGVGASLAPRFLRPEGGSSRP, encoded by the coding sequence ATGGATGCCGCCCGGGCGAAGAGCGCCGCGACCAGCGCCGCGCCCCGCCGCCGCTACGGCGGCAAGTCGGCCGAGCAGCGCCGCGCCGAGCGCCACGAGGCGCTGCTCGTCGCGGCCCAGGAGATCTGGCAGGAGAGCGGCTGGGCGGCGGTCACCATGCGTGGGGTGTGCGCGCGGGCCGGGCTCACCGACCGGTACTTCTACGAGAGCTTCGCCGACCGCGACGCCCTGCTCGCGGCCATCTGGGACCAGGTCCGCGACGAGACCCTCGCCATGATGCTCGGCGCCATCGCCCCCCACGTCGACGACGCCCCGCTGGTCCAGCTCCGGGCGGCGCTCGCGGCCGTCGTCCACCACATCGGCGACGAGCCGCACCGTGCCCAGATCGTCTTCGGCGACCACGCCGGCAGCGCGATCCTGGAGCAGCGCCGGCGCGAGACGATCCAGCTCTCGGTCGACCTGCTCATCGACCTCGCCCGCCCCTACCTGCGCCCCGACGCCGACGAGACCGGCCTGCGGATCAGCGTGCTGCTGGGCATCGGCGGCTTCGTCGAGACCGTCCTCGCCTGGCGCTCCGGCCTCGTCGAGGTCGACGCGGACGAGCTGGTCGAGCACCTGGCCGGCGTCGGCGCGAGTCTCGCGCCGCGCTTCCTGCGGCCCGAGGGCGGATCGTCGCGTCCCTAG
- a CDS encoding DoxX family protein — protein MRRLLGPFPAAAQDAGLLVARLLLGLVLVAHGWQKLDTYTIDGTTASFDEMGVPVPRAAATFAAFAELGGGLLLVLGLLTPVAALLVVLDMMGAWYFAHRDQGIFADAGGGELVMVIGAVALVLGVLGSGRLSLDGLLRRRAGGAAA, from the coding sequence ATGAGACGCCTTCTCGGCCCCTTTCCCGCTGCCGCTCAGGACGCCGGCCTCCTCGTCGCGCGGCTCCTGCTCGGACTCGTCCTCGTGGCGCACGGCTGGCAGAAGCTCGACACCTACACCATCGACGGCACGACGGCCAGCTTCGATGAGATGGGTGTCCCGGTGCCCCGTGCGGCCGCGACGTTCGCCGCGTTCGCCGAGCTCGGGGGCGGCCTGCTGCTCGTCCTCGGGCTGCTCACGCCGGTCGCCGCGCTGCTCGTCGTCCTCGACATGATGGGAGCGTGGTACTTCGCCCACCGTGACCAAGGCATCTTCGCCGACGCGGGTGGGGGCGAGCTGGTCATGGTGATCGGCGCGGTCGCGCTGGTGCTCGGCGTGCTGGGATCGGGTCGTCTCAGCCTCGACGGCCTGCTCCGGCGGCGGGCCGGGGGAGCGGCCGCCTAG
- a CDS encoding putative protein N(5)-glutamine methyltransferase: MPDLVARLRAAGCVFAEDEAALLEAAARSPEELEALTLRRIAGEPLEQVVGWVAFDGGRVALDAGVFVPRQRTAYLVELAAQRLTPASTVVDLCCGSGALGLALARRHPGLTVVAADVDPVAVACAARNLAAVGGTAVAGDLDAPLPDALRGRVDVIVANVPYVPTDAVALMPPESRDHEPRGTVDGGADGLDLLRRVAALSPQWLRTGGAVLSEVSAAQAPVAADVLSAAGLAPRVDHDEGREATVVTGVRRS; encoded by the coding sequence GTGCCCGACCTCGTCGCCCGACTGCGCGCCGCCGGCTGCGTCTTCGCCGAGGACGAGGCCGCGCTGCTGGAGGCGGCCGCCCGCTCCCCCGAGGAGCTCGAGGCGCTGACCCTGCGGCGGATCGCCGGCGAGCCCCTGGAGCAGGTCGTCGGCTGGGTCGCCTTCGACGGCGGCCGGGTCGCGCTCGACGCGGGCGTGTTCGTGCCGCGGCAGCGCACGGCGTACCTGGTCGAGCTGGCGGCGCAGCGGCTGACGCCCGCGAGCACGGTCGTCGACCTGTGCTGCGGCAGCGGCGCCCTGGGCCTGGCCCTCGCCCGGCGGCACCCCGGCCTGACCGTCGTCGCGGCGGACGTCGATCCGGTGGCGGTCGCGTGCGCGGCCCGCAACCTGGCCGCGGTCGGCGGGACCGCCGTGGCCGGCGACCTCGACGCCCCGCTCCCGGACGCACTGCGCGGCCGGGTCGACGTGATCGTCGCCAACGTCCCCTACGTGCCGACCGACGCGGTCGCGCTCATGCCGCCCGAGTCCCGCGACCACGAGCCGCGGGGCACCGTCGACGGCGGCGCCGACGGACTGGACCTCCTGCGCCGGGTCGCGGCGCTGTCCCCCCAGTGGCTCAGGACCGGCGGAGCAGTGCTGTCGGAGGTCTCCGCGGCCCAGGCCCCGGTCGCAGCCGATGTCCTCAGCGCTGCCGGTCTCGCCCCGCGGGTCGACCACGACGAGGGCCGGGAGGCCACCGTCGTGACCGGCGTACGCCGTTCCTAG
- a CDS encoding PspC domain-containing protein, whose amino-acid sequence MSNYDSYPNRPASSTRRLTRRQDNKMVAGVCSGIADHFGVDPTLVRILLVAAVVFGFGTGIILYLAAWWLMPEA is encoded by the coding sequence ATGAGCAACTACGACAGCTACCCGAACCGTCCGGCCTCCTCGACCCGCCGGCTGACCCGCCGCCAGGACAACAAGATGGTGGCCGGCGTCTGCTCCGGCATCGCCGACCACTTCGGCGTCGACCCGACCCTGGTCCGGATCCTGCTGGTCGCGGCCGTCGTGTTCGGCTTCGGCACCGGGATCATCCTGTACCTCGCCGCGTGGTGGCTGATGCCGGAGGCCTGA
- a CDS encoding glycerophosphodiester phosphodiesterase yields the protein MPTHRPQVVAHRGASHELAEHTLGAYLKALDTGAGGLECDVRLTADGHLVCVHDRDLRRTAATKGLVSTMDLAELSELDFAAWKNPWADLDDEAAEEDEALRGVLTLRKLLETVADYDRRVEVAIETKHPTRFGGLVEKRLVEMLRDFGWDREGAPVRVMSFSFTALQRVERLAPEVRLVQLVDKPNYWPMLKRVVGRDWIVGPGIKMLRDHPRVADSIARSGRDVHVWTVNKEKDLQRCLDLGVKAVISDRPRLMLDLLDERFGPDQ from the coding sequence GTGCCCACCCACCGACCACAGGTGGTCGCCCATCGCGGCGCCAGTCACGAGCTCGCCGAGCACACCCTCGGCGCGTACCTCAAGGCGCTCGACACCGGCGCCGGCGGCTTGGAGTGCGACGTACGGCTCACCGCCGACGGCCACCTGGTGTGCGTGCACGACCGCGACCTGCGGCGTACGGCGGCCACCAAGGGGCTCGTCTCGACGATGGACCTCGCCGAGCTCTCCGAGCTCGACTTCGCCGCCTGGAAGAACCCCTGGGCCGACCTCGACGACGAGGCAGCCGAGGAGGACGAGGCGCTGCGCGGGGTGCTCACCCTGCGCAAGCTGCTCGAGACGGTCGCCGACTACGACCGCCGGGTGGAGGTCGCGATCGAGACCAAGCACCCGACCCGCTTCGGCGGCCTGGTCGAGAAGCGGCTGGTCGAGATGCTCCGCGACTTCGGCTGGGACCGTGAGGGCGCGCCGGTGCGGGTGATGAGCTTCTCGTTCACGGCGCTCCAGCGGGTGGAGCGGCTGGCCCCCGAGGTCCGCCTCGTGCAGCTGGTCGACAAGCCCAACTACTGGCCGATGCTCAAGCGCGTGGTCGGCCGCGACTGGATCGTCGGCCCCGGGATCAAGATGCTGCGCGACCACCCCCGGGTCGCCGACTCGATCGCCCGCAGCGGGCGCGACGTCCACGTCTGGACGGTCAACAAGGAGAAGGACCTCCAGCGCTGCCTCGACCTCGGCGTCAAGGCGGTCATCAGCGACCGGCCGCGCCTGATGCTCGACCTGCTGGACGAGCGGTTCGGGCCCGACCAGTAG
- a CDS encoding DUF5926 family protein, protein MAKKNRTKSASETPAGEVGPRQPCPCGSGKRYKACHGAPGGAQIFVKRPFEGLPSECDIVALRELVPAATAPLTLTGEHADRVVKLCTLLPMAAPALVRDSGEVWLGLQVQHGFGDPARDLGAVLLEALAAEPGAGMVGLTDPPGAGPRLQDLVADGDLAVEVHEGFDYWVSDMDPSSELAQALEQADGAAAPTARLTEVTAAYWTRMGAKEHLRWVMPEPEDALLDALARLHVTGDDVIVPEARFVGMFRAHGLLAPVWDLPVGTGAEALEQPAAAFKAKLDAALADTSDLTTEQRSARNGLANRQVTIR, encoded by the coding sequence ATGGCGAAGAAGAACCGCACCAAGTCCGCGTCCGAGACCCCGGCCGGCGAGGTCGGCCCGCGGCAGCCCTGCCCCTGCGGCTCGGGCAAGCGCTACAAGGCGTGCCACGGCGCGCCCGGCGGTGCCCAGATCTTCGTCAAGCGCCCGTTCGAGGGGCTCCCGTCGGAGTGCGACATCGTCGCGCTGCGCGAGCTGGTCCCCGCCGCGACCGCGCCCCTGACCCTCACCGGTGAGCACGCCGACCGCGTGGTCAAGCTCTGCACCCTGCTGCCGATGGCGGCGCCCGCGCTCGTCCGCGACAGCGGCGAGGTCTGGCTCGGCCTCCAGGTCCAGCACGGCTTCGGCGACCCGGCCCGCGACCTCGGCGCCGTCCTGCTCGAGGCGCTCGCCGCCGAGCCCGGCGCCGGCATGGTCGGCCTGACCGACCCGCCGGGAGCCGGCCCGCGCCTCCAGGACCTCGTCGCCGACGGCGACCTCGCGGTCGAGGTGCACGAGGGCTTCGACTACTGGGTCTCCGACATGGACCCGAGCTCCGAGCTCGCCCAGGCCCTGGAGCAGGCCGACGGCGCCGCCGCCCCGACCGCCCGGCTGACCGAGGTCACCGCGGCGTACTGGACCCGGATGGGCGCCAAGGAGCACCTGCGCTGGGTGATGCCCGAGCCCGAGGACGCCCTCCTCGACGCGCTCGCCCGCCTGCACGTGACCGGCGACGACGTGATCGTCCCCGAGGCCCGCTTCGTCGGCATGTTCCGCGCCCACGGCCTGCTCGCCCCGGTCTGGGACCTGCCGGTCGGCACCGGCGCCGAGGCTCTCGAGCAGCCGGCCGCCGCGTTCAAGGCCAAGCTCGACGCGGCCCTCGCCGACACCTCCGACCTGACCACCGAGCAGCGCTCGGCCCGCAACGGGCTGGCCAACCGCCAGGTCACCATCCGCTGA
- a CDS encoding adenylate/guanylate cyclase domain-containing protein: MTSTPDPAGDGGVIGALEDHLLGERPALTQQEVAAQAGVPLETANELWHLLGFAHVPDDEAAFTSADVRALQLTNDLIRLGVLSQERQDGLVRTWGRSFARLADWQVALLASVAEDLGADPTEGLLAVSDEVMPRVEELQSYVWRRHLLSAAARLLAERSSGPSVPLAVCFVDIVGYTSRSRTLSDRELVGWLESFESTVLGLTVDRGGRIIKNIGDELLIVADSAEALTEVALELTRRGADPEDPFPAVRAGLAYGDVVTRLGDVFGPVVNIAARLTSVARPSTVLVDLGAYEALTGRADDSADKTEDTEDADEHTGTGAYRFRRLRRVSVKGYSRLKVWAVQARD; the protein is encoded by the coding sequence GTGACATCGACGCCTGACCCCGCCGGCGACGGCGGGGTCATCGGCGCGCTCGAGGACCACCTCCTCGGCGAGCGTCCCGCGCTGACCCAGCAGGAGGTCGCGGCCCAGGCCGGCGTACCGCTGGAGACGGCGAACGAGCTGTGGCACCTGCTCGGCTTCGCGCACGTGCCGGACGACGAGGCGGCGTTCACCAGCGCCGACGTCCGCGCGCTCCAGCTGACCAACGACCTGATCCGGCTCGGTGTGCTGAGCCAGGAGCGCCAGGACGGCCTGGTCCGGACCTGGGGTCGCAGCTTCGCCCGGCTGGCCGACTGGCAGGTCGCGCTCCTCGCGTCGGTCGCCGAGGACCTGGGCGCGGACCCGACCGAGGGCCTGCTCGCGGTCTCCGACGAGGTGATGCCGCGGGTCGAGGAGCTCCAGAGCTACGTCTGGCGCCGGCACCTGCTCAGCGCCGCCGCGCGCCTGCTCGCCGAGCGGTCGTCGGGACCGTCCGTGCCGCTGGCGGTGTGCTTCGTCGACATCGTCGGCTACACCTCGCGCTCGCGGACCCTGTCCGACCGCGAGCTGGTCGGCTGGCTGGAGTCCTTCGAGTCCACCGTGCTCGGCCTCACCGTCGACCGCGGCGGCCGGATCATCAAGAACATCGGCGACGAGCTGCTCATCGTCGCCGACTCCGCCGAGGCGCTGACCGAGGTCGCCCTCGAGCTCACCCGCCGCGGCGCCGACCCCGAGGACCCGTTCCCCGCGGTCCGCGCCGGCCTCGCGTACGGCGACGTGGTCACCCGTCTCGGCGACGTCTTCGGCCCCGTCGTCAACATCGCCGCCCGGCTCACCTCGGTGGCCCGGCCGAGCACCGTGCTGGTCGACCTCGGCGCCTACGAGGCGCTGACCGGCCGCGCGGACGACTCCGCCGACAAGACCGAGGACACCGAGGACGCCGACGAGCACACCGGGACCGGCGCGTACCGGTTCCGGCGGCTGCGCCGGGTCTCGGTCAAGGGCTACTCCCGGCTCAAGGTCTGGGCGGTGCAGGCCCGCGACTGA
- a CDS encoding Crp/Fnr family transcriptional regulator: MATFFEHFSPQEIARISATGRRVKLPEGWSPIWEDTPADKAYILLSGTVSVRRDGAEIAQLGPGDIVGEAAIVGKKLRSATIVALTPLDTIHLTDETLRELDAEWPAFHEALVEVAQSRLGNAG, encoded by the coding sequence ATGGCAACGTTCTTCGAGCACTTCTCCCCCCAGGAGATCGCGCGGATCAGCGCGACCGGTCGGCGGGTGAAGCTCCCCGAGGGCTGGTCGCCGATCTGGGAGGACACCCCGGCCGACAAGGCCTACATCCTCCTGTCGGGCACGGTGTCGGTCCGTCGCGACGGCGCGGAGATCGCTCAGCTCGGCCCCGGCGACATCGTCGGCGAGGCCGCGATCGTCGGCAAGAAGCTGCGCAGCGCGACCATCGTGGCGCTCACGCCGCTCGACACGATCCACCTGACGGACGAGACCCTGCGCGAGCTGGACGCCGAGTGGCCGGCGTTCCACGAGGCGCTCGTCGAGGTCGCGCAGTCGCGCCTCGGCAACGCGGGCTGA
- a CDS encoding prephenate dehydratase: MVRIAYQGEPGANSHIVCKQHYPEAEAVACASFEDVFAAVSSGDCDLALIPIDNSIAGRVADIHHFLPDSGLHIIAEHFLRIQFHLMVNPGATVDTLRTVHSHVHALGQCRKIIRELGLTPIISGDTAGAAREIAEAADPTQAAIAPPLAAEIYGLEILREDVEDEDHNTTRFVLLSPEFIQAPQGNGPVVTSFVFNVRNLPAALYKALGGFATNGINMTKLESYMVGGHFAATQFLAEVDGHPDDPGLKRALEELTFFTTDIKVLGVYPADPTRG; encoded by the coding sequence ATGGTCCGTATCGCGTACCAGGGGGAACCCGGCGCCAACTCGCACATCGTGTGCAAGCAGCACTACCCGGAGGCGGAAGCCGTGGCGTGCGCGTCGTTCGAGGACGTGTTCGCGGCGGTGAGCAGCGGGGACTGCGACCTGGCGCTGATCCCGATCGACAACTCGATCGCGGGACGGGTGGCCGACATCCACCACTTCCTGCCCGACTCGGGCCTGCACATCATCGCCGAGCACTTCCTGCGCATCCAGTTCCACCTCATGGTGAACCCGGGGGCGACGGTCGACACGCTGCGCACCGTGCACAGCCACGTCCACGCGCTGGGTCAGTGCCGCAAGATCATCCGCGAGCTCGGCCTGACGCCGATCATCTCCGGCGACACCGCCGGGGCCGCGCGCGAGATCGCCGAGGCGGCCGACCCGACGCAGGCCGCGATCGCGCCGCCGCTGGCCGCGGAGATCTACGGCCTCGAGATCCTGCGTGAGGACGTCGAGGACGAGGACCACAACACGACCCGGTTCGTGCTGCTCTCGCCGGAGTTCATCCAGGCGCCCCAGGGCAACGGCCCGGTCGTGACGAGCTTCGTCTTCAACGTCCGCAACCTCCCGGCCGCGCTCTACAAGGCGCTCGGCGGGTTCGCGACCAACGGCATCAACATGACCAAGCTCGAGAGCTACATGGTGGGCGGGCACTTCGCCGCGACCCAGTTCCTCGCCGAGGTCGACGGCCACCCCGACGACCCCGGTCTCAAGCGGGCGCTCGAGGAGCTGACCTTCTTCACGACCGACATCAAGGTTCTCGGGGTCTACCCGGCCGACCCCACCCGAGGCTGA
- a CDS encoding DUF4446 family protein — protein sequence MAVVLALLALLLAAAALAVALRNGRRTSAEVGDDLPADAAGLRREVAALRAEAAGALRHLAVVRYDAFDEMGGRLSWSLALLDDAGDGVVLTSIRGRNEARTYAKSVAGWAGDQELSPEEAEAVAHARMARM from the coding sequence ATGGCCGTCGTCCTCGCGCTCCTCGCTCTCCTGCTGGCCGCCGCGGCCCTCGCCGTGGCCCTGCGCAACGGCCGTCGTACCTCGGCGGAGGTGGGGGACGACCTCCCTGCCGACGCCGCCGGCCTGCGCCGCGAGGTCGCCGCCCTCCGGGCCGAGGCGGCCGGCGCGCTGCGGCACCTGGCCGTCGTACGGTACGACGCCTTCGACGAGATGGGCGGACGCCTGTCGTGGTCGCTCGCGCTGCTGGACGACGCGGGCGACGGGGTCGTGCTCACCTCCATCCGCGGCCGGAACGAGGCCCGGACCTACGCCAAGTCCGTCGCCGGCTGGGCCGGCGACCAGGAGCTCTCGCCCGAGGAGGCCGAGGCGGTCGCCCACGCCCGCATGGCCCGCATGTGA